In Diorhabda sublineata isolate icDioSubl1.1 chromosome 4, icDioSubl1.1, whole genome shotgun sequence, a single window of DNA contains:
- the LOC130443270 gene encoding uncharacterized protein LOC130443270: MSIKMSQMTIQYETKNTKLINSPLSIEQNQKFETRIKREKRYSGIFKPCKKDGKIIAHGASVEDLISGNLSSDDIKSGLQSSKRKNASYTDISITSTIRDINFNTAEHVATKDYEFQTHLHVYHKRKCPMKNDQKHQRYSLENPMEGTYSNLYKELSEISNKQMVRENYLNDDKEKYKNVSTNVTYHKKHADFEDEIHYETIKNYKPRKSTNKNSTKENMKKNQIVVTNSTSKINIKQSKFEFRRKENVIRKSLNKKDFSELPPKTDENINTMCNLTLSMEYPSIEELCQIKKSNEEQKKSETMSSKELKFENNWYERPEILKYYTDKTVNKFNNLETIFEQPKGENIMGKRKLKRYLNLEEVFNTKKQFKRRIKARKLNPRFRMEPLHLDELKIDMLKEKDFFG, encoded by the exons ATGTCAATTAAAATGTCCCAAATGACAATTCAGTATGAGACAAAAAACACGAAATTAATCAATTCACCCCTTTCTatagaacaaaatcaaaaattcgaAACGAgaataaaacgtgaaaaaagaTATTCAGGAATTTTCAAACCCTGCAAAAAGGATGGAAAAATTATCGCGCACGGAGCTTCAGTGGAAGATTTAATTTCAGGAAATTTATCAAGTGACGATATAAAAAGTGGATTGCAATCTTCCAAACGAAAAAATGCTTCTTATACCGATATTTCGATTACATCG ACAATAAgagatattaattttaatacagcTGAACATGTTGCAACAAAAGATTACGAATTTCAAACTCATCTACATGTGTATCATAAAAGAAAATGTCCAatgaaaaatgatcaaaaacaTCAGAGGTACTCCTTAGAAAATCCCATGGAAGGAACATATTCAAATTTGTATAAAGAACTGAGTGAAATATCAAATAAGCAAATGGTtcgagaaaattatttaaacgatgataaagaaaaatataaaaacgtcTCAACCAATGTCACCTACCATAAGAAACATGCAGATTTTGAGGATGAGATACActatgaaacaattaaaaattataaaccaaGAAAATCAACT AATAAAAACTCAACCAAAgaaaacatgaagaaaaatcaaatagtAGTTACAAATAGTACatccaaaattaatatcaaacaaTCCAAATTTGAATTTCGGAGAAAGGAAAATGTTATTCGAAAGTCTTTgaacaaaaaagatttttctgaaCTACCAccaaaaactgatgaaaatataaatacaatgtGTAATCTAACTCTAAGTATGGAATATCCTTCAATTGAAGAACTTTGTCAAATAAAGAAATCTAATGAGGAACAGAAGAAATCTGAAACAATGTCAAGtaaagaattaaaatttgaaaacaactGGTATGAACGTCCtgagattttgaaatattatacagACAAGACCGTAAACAAGTTCAACAATCTGGAAACGATTTTTGAACAACCAAAAG GCGAAAATATAATGGGCAAACGTAAACTGAAGAGATATTTGAATTTGGAAGAAGTGTTcaacacaaaaaaacaattcaaacgAAGAATTAAAGCAAGAAAATTGAATCCCCGTTTTAGAATGGAACCTTTGCATTTGGATGAATTGAAAATAGATATGTTGAAAGAGAAAGATTTTTTTGGctag
- the LOC130443274 gene encoding uncharacterized protein LOC130443274 has translation MQQYFETLSIIVLSLAAFILACMIILNLYLIKRNGFYVRVNCWFCNSCTKVLYQNRNSFDCPICDQYNGFKEDGSYNKVIDAQHNTSFTKYTQKTEFSDNGLCTYCNNNQQLKIYQLAKFTPINELNYDIEVEHFRKQLENAYKLCKKCEQVLKSKIKIQHSWIFGNRLKDQRKKGYNTLKHTKLPKKIKKNSNFFKYIRYILIISTIVILCNLLNIKIVYPNPGIKEHLPEVFNLYKTVFLDYQQKISEVFKEFSNKLLHMNKFLEINIKFKNSDIAPITYIGFFLDFMLNIGEQKSFIWKINGLFGWILLIITSSLSFSNIFTPHIFGIQIFTSLSLLYMYIWSSSSSQLNSTLKEYSFKKLSNSNTEESSEEETDEDDPRHLRDTSKTFLNARRTYSPLGHSMNNVFTTAKSVTSTSENDLTDSSSDLNRSLDNLHLGLNSQRCTSPIFSVSSSKRPILSPSKLKNITQNPWTAGGFWKNDVNVFSAATNGTNFSRSSSQTSGFVSNHNNNINRAFNSLPASREPSLGGDVERVSLLSEPAYHFAPISPNLNPFNTPNSPQLYYKTDNNTFYPVLGQNSMLFIQNGISQQHFKNNSTNSFGRTVHSEPFNIFSDRRSDCSIKNFGTKNLIYDNSEVKSVNTPSIYSEKPVSPLFKNLQMSDTFKKPRL, from the exons atGCAACAATACTTCGAAACGTTATCTATAATTGTGTTATCTTTAGCAGCATTTATATTAGCTTGTATGatcattttaaatttgtatttaataaagCG TAATGGATTTTATGTAAGAGTGAATTGTTGGTTTTGTAATAGTTGTACTAAAGTGCTTTATCAAAACAGAAATAGTTTTGATTGTCCTATTTGCGACCAATACAATGGATTTAAGGAGGATGGAAGTTACAATAAAGTTATAGACGCACAGCACAATACATCATTCACCAAATATACCCAAAAGACTGAATTTTCCGATAACGGATTATGTACTTATTGTAATAACAATCAGCagctaaaaatttatcaattggCGAAATTTACCCcaataaatgaattaaactATGATATTGAAGTTGAACATTTTAG gAAACAGTTGGAAAATGCCTACAAGCTATGTAAAAAATGTGAACAAGTTTTGAAATCTAAGATAAAAATACAACACTCCTGGATATTTGGTAACAGGTTAAAAGATCAACGTAAAAAAGGCTATAACACTTTAAAACATACAAAActgccaaaaaaaattaaaaaaaattccaattttttcaaatatatacggtatatattaataatttccaCCATTGTGATTCTatgtaatttattaaatattaaaattgtgtATCCTAATCCTGGTATTAAGGAAcatttgccagaagtgttcaatttgtacaaaacagtttttttggaTTATCAGCAAAAAATATCAGAAGTGTTCAAAgaattttccaacaaattacttcatatgaataaatttttggaaattaatatcaaatttaaaaattcagatATTGCTCCTATAACATATATTGGATTTTTTCTGgattttatgttgaatattGGAGAACAAAAGTcatttatatggaaaataaatgGATTATTTGGGTGGATCCTACTAATAATTACTTCTTCATTGTCATTTAGTAACATTTTTACTCCACATATTTTTGGAATCCAG ATTTTTACAtctttatcattattatatatgtatatttggTCTTCATCTTCGTCACAACTCAATTCAACCCTGAAAGAATATTCATTCAAGAAACTATCAAATTCAAACACTGAAGAATCGTCAGAAGAAGAAACAGATGAAGATGATCCTCGACATTTGAGAGATACTTCAAAAACTTTTCTCAATGCTCGTCGCACATATTCTCCCTTAGGTCATAGTATGAATAATGTATTCACCACTGCCAAAAGTGTAACATCTACCTCAGAAAATGACTTAACAGATAGCTCTAGTGATTTAAATCGTAGTTTAGATAATTTACATTTAGGTTTAAACTCACAGCGTTGTACTTCCCCGATATTTTCGGTAAGTAGTTCGAAACGCCCAATTTTATCGCcttctaaattaaaaaatatcactcAAAATCCTTGGACGGCTGGAGGATTCTGGAAAAACGATGTAAATGTATTTTCAGCAGCTACAAATGGTACCAATTTTAGTAGATCCTCGAGTCAAACATCCGGTTTTGTTTCAAACcataataacaatattaatagGGCTTTTAATTCATTACCTGCATCTAGAGAACCTTCACTTGGTGGAGACGTTGAGCGCGTTTCCTTATTATCCGAACCAGCATACCATTTTGCTCCAATATCACCCAATTTGAATCCGTTCAATACACCAAATTCACCACAGTTATATTATAAAACCGACAATAATACTTTTTATCCTGTTTTGGGGCAAAATAGCATGCTGTTCATACAAAATGGTATATCGCAGCAACACTTTAAGAATAATTCTACAAATAGTTTTGGTAGAACTGTTCATAGCGAGCCATTCAATATTTTCAGTGACCGAAGAAGTGATTGCTCGATCAAAAATTTTGgcacaaaaaatttgatatatgataACAGTGAAGTGAAAAGTGTCAATACACCTAGTATATATAGCGAAAAACCAGTTAGTCCTCTATTTAAGAATCTCCAAATGAGTGATACTTTTAAAAAACCTCGATTGTAA
- the LOC130443273 gene encoding YEATS domain-containing protein 4: MSLPTDFGPDSGGRMKGICIVKPIVYGNVARYFGKKREEDGHTHQWTVYVKPYNNEDMSTYVKKVQFKLHESYVNPNRIVVKPPYELSETGWGEFEIVIKIYFHDPNERPVTMYHILKLFHSSSTQDIGIEQSKGLVSESYDEIIFQDPTQLMHHLLTNTKHLTLARWEHNTNFEEKKEKTLKNILEAKQKIRNEIGLLKNKLKLAKETISTFKEEIAKAQDNQFLV; this comes from the exons atgagtttacCCACTGATTTTGGTCCAGATTCTGGAGGTAGAATGAAG GGTATCTGCATAGTAAAACCTATAGTATATGGGAACGTGGCCAGGTATTTTGGGAAAAAACGTGAAGAAGACGGTCACACACATCAGTGGACTGTGTATGTAAAACCTTACAATAATGAAGATATGTCAACCTATgtaaaaaaagttcaatttaaaCTACACGAAAGTTATGTAAATCCAAACCGAATAGTTGTTAAACCACCTTACGAACTAAGCGAAACTGGTTGGGGAGAGTTTGAAATTGTAATTAAGATATATTTTCATGATCCAAATGAACGACCG GTTACAATGTATCATATACTAAAACTCTTTCATTCAAGTAGCACCCAAGACATTGGTATAGAACAAAGCAAAGGTTTAGTATCAGAAAGTTATGATGAAATCATTTTTCAAGATCCAACACAGTTAATGCATCATTTGTTGACTAACACAAAGCATTTAACTTTAGCAAGATGGGAACATAATACAAACT ttgaagaaaagaaagaaaagacgTTGAAAAATATCCTAGAGGCCAAGCAGAAGATCCGGAATGAAATTGgacttttgaaaaataaattaaaattggcGAAAGAAACCATTTCGACATTCAAAGAGGAAATAGCGAAAGCGCAAGATAatcaatttttagtataa